The genomic window TAATGTTCCGTCTGGTAATATCAGCTTCGCCGTCTCTGTTCTCCGAGATTCACGTGAAGCGCAAGCTCCCATTGTTTTAGTACTTCTTTGTACGTAACTCGTTGAGTTGACTCGTGACTTTTAGAAAGTTTGTAGatagagaaagatagagagaagaTCTCGTCTGTGTGTTTGAAAGAGATACAAACTACTCGTGGggctttatatatatatagaagaaagaagaagaagaatgagtgAGCCTCGTGATTCGGAAACTTCAAGTAACGTTAGGTTTTTGTCGTCTAGTGTTCATAATCAGACAGGACACAGCTCACGCAATATTATTTGTCTTACTGAAACTACAAATATACCCTCATCATGCAATTTAGAAGGAGTAATTTAGATTGGTTAATGTAAGGGGTAGATTTGGAAAATTGGAGATGAAATCGTGgcgaagaaggagagaagaaaggaagaaagtgTCCACGTGCAAACATTAGAGACTTGGGACAAAATCAGAAAGCAGACAAGCTTAGGTGGCCGGAGGTTTAATTTCCGGCGGATGGGGTGCATGAAGCTTGGCTTATGGAGCCTCACGTGAAGGCCAATAAGACTAAGCATGGGTAGGGACCAAACCGGTCTAATGGTCCCATTTAGATTCATTCGGTTGCATGGGTCACCGGTCACCTAACGAGAGATTCGGGTCTTTAAGTCTATATACGTGCATCATTCAttagttttagtttaatttaatttgggTATGAACGTGTGCATCAATAATGTGAATTCAACTCGAAATTATTGTGTGTCGATATGGTATTACGGTCCATCAACGCTGtatcgaatttttttttgttacattttaaatattttaagtaGGATTGATTTGTTGAAGAATATCGCTTTCcgttgaagtttttttttttagaattgtTTTGTAGTATCTAAAGTCGGATACTTGTGTAACAACCAAACCAATATATCAAATCATAAGCTTCAATTATATGAAGTTATGAACCTCTATTATTTCCTACCactttatacttttttttctcaaaagaaacctattttagttaaactaacaTTAATGTAACGATTAAAGTAGATATAGTATATTCTCTGCTTTTCATATATGTTTGGGATTAGGAACACCCACGTTTCGGccaaactttattttttagtttgtgCGTATGATAAATGAAGACAATAACACTGATTTTGTCCGATTTCTGCTGTCCTTTATATATGATCATCAGAAAGAACTAGTCCCAATTGATGAATACAGTACAATAATGTGTGTTCAtactattatattttatgGAACAGAATTTGACTAGCcactaattaattactaatatGGCGTAAATTATTTAACCTACCATGAcacttttattatataaaaaacaattattgacGTTTATAAATATAGACCACGTACGATGGTTCGATCTCTGGAGAGTTAACTGTTGGAACTCAATTTTACATATGTGACTCCGGCCAATTTTCCGGTGACTTTTCCGTTGATGTCCGTCACCGAAATGACCGGATTATGGAGTTTTTGGATTCCTTGTAATGAACACTATAAGATAGTGtagttacatataaaaaataaagttattataAATGAGTAATTGAGGTCCAAAGTGGTGAGAAATAAAAGGTCGGTCGGGTTTTTCGATAACAAATTTGCGGATAAGATCATATGAGAAAGTTGTGAGGAAAATTCTCCATAAACAAACTGATGGAGAGGGTTTGTCTCGGAGTACGTCAGCAAGAATGAGCATGCCAAAGCCACTTGGCAGAGAGTATCCTTAAAGAGCATGTTAGCGGAGAAGAACCtcccaaaactttttttcttaatatagaGTTTCGtctttttttaagtattttgttATTAGTATCAAAAGTTGAATATGTGTGTAATATTTTGTAACCAAACacaacattttaattttgaaaccctccagctgttttttttgtctatatGGTTATAAACgttgttgattttgaatcGCGAACATTTTTTGAGGTAAAATAAACATGAGATTggataataacaataataagatataaattCTTCAGAAAAAGACTAAGGAGATCTTCAGTGTCAATCATACACACGCGTACGAAACCTACTGACTACGATCTCTTGATACTTGATGATCAGTGAATGTTACGATTTGCAgtaactatatataaattggatagtataaaaatttattcaaatcatTGTCATTATTGATATGAGATGTTAATTAGTTGAGTGTTTAAGAGGTAATATTCTATTTGCATTCTGTAGTGTTATATATGTGCTGTCCCACGCCAATAGAATTGGatctttttggttaaagactataaaattgtttatgttattaCATGTTTCAATAGTTAGTTACTCAATCGCATGGACGACAgttcataaaagaaaattttggaaaataaaaaacacgataaattacaattattaatttccacGTGAAACGGCATTAAACTATTTCTACTTGTCGCGTTAACCTATTTTAAATTACAGGGTGTTGAAACTTGTTTATATTCgtaaacacacaacaaaagtacaaaaaatCAATCCAACCATATAATACACATACTCGTCGTTTTCCCATTGATCATCCAAAGGAAATTGATCCGACAATGGAAACATAAATTTGTCAATTTTCGAGTTTTAAACATGTTTGGCccccaaaaagaagaagatttaaacatgcatgtatataatttgtttaaccttgaattcatttttcataaaaattaaatcatctctgaaacctaaaaaaaaaaaaaacatgtatacacactagattttaacccgtgGAATAACGCgggaacaatttattttttaaaattagtatatataaaagtttataaattgtatctatttataaaatatttttattttatagtttacaattgttattaagtaacgtcttgctaaacccgtcccgtaaaaaaactcatttattttattaatgttgatcttatttatgatatgttaatgAATCATTacctaaatattttgtaactttgtagTAATAAAATGGGGTAAACGACCTGTGTCCCTTTCGGAAGTTTCATATACCATTAGAACTACACAGAATTTCAACCTCGATCTTGGTCCACACAAATAGAAAGTTCTAGTCCTATTTCTCCCTAATTTGAAAGTTCGAAACCTCAAAACACATAAACGCTTGATTAATTGGTTTATAACATAAACCGATATTAAACCACTTAAACCAATcctaaaccaaattaaaaacctGACCCATCTCCTTCTACCCCATTTGACCCGTCTCCTTCTCCGCCATCACCTCCCGATCACAAAACCAACATATACATCTCCATTCCTGGAGTTTCGAAGCTTAAAGGAAGAGAAGCGAGGAAAGGCGATGTATTTGCGGCGGCTCGACAATGGAATCAAAGGACGAGAAGTATCGATAATGGAATTGAAATTCTCCGTATCGTTGTCCAtagaagaaactgaagaatTTTCCTCcattgtttttggaaaaacatCATTTGTGAACACATTATTTGAAAGAGCATTGCGGATATATGAATTTGGAATTAAGTCAATCTCAAATTTTAGTCTTTGACTGAAACTCtattttgctcttctttttaaataaatttttctgGAAATAAAGCAAGTCCTGAGGGGAAACCATGACATCGTTCGTAGAGGAGACAAACCCAACGATTTGGAATCTCATTATTGTCTCATTTTGGTGAATCGTTATCATTTTGTAGCTTATGACACGGTTTTTGTGCCATTAACATTTCAATAGTTGCAGAGATCAAAAAGCAATgtaaaacagagacaaaaattGCAGAGCTTGAGTAAATCGAGttatacaacaaaacaacaaagccGACTTAATCATAATCttaaaaagcaaaaccaaaaataaatccattgtatcttctaatcTTATTTATCCTTGACTGAAAGTGTCTTGAGAAAGTTTGTTCGGAGAAATAATGCATTGAGAAGGCTCTAATAACTATCTGATTTATCGTGTGGTTGTGGCTGAGATGATTTGCAACGTGGCTGATATGAtccgtcttcatcatcatgaaTTTCTCCCTCAACAATCAATTGATTAAATTTCTGGGTTCTCTCAAATTCTAGTGTTCTTTGATTCTGAGATTTGGGGATTTTCGATCTTAAATCGGGTCTACTCAGGTTAAATCCGGTTCCGTTTAGTCCTAATGTGGTTAATGATGTCTGGGTAACAATAAACCGATTATAAACCATGTTTATGTGTGCTTTaggtttgaattttgattttatgtgttttgagGTTTTGAACTTTCAAATTAGGGAGAAATAGGATTAGAACTTTTCATTTGTGTGGACCAAGATCGAGGTTGGAATTCGGTGTAGGTCTAGTGTTATATGAAACTTTCGAGGGGCACACAGGTCGTTCACCCAATaaaatgctatcaaatatctatgttgtttgatgattataatcgaattatTATAGTCATgcagaaaaataatatcaaaaatgataattttgtaataattaaataatattaaatattttggaagttttattttagtaactaatcgtgtagttaCTGTGTAGAGATTTTGGGAAAATTAAAATCCACTgacagccattgtaaataagtcttaactacatgatttatttcacaaaatgactgcaaaaatgtatatgtagatgtCTAAAATCTCAGTTATATGAAGCCTCCTAGAACcctaaaaaaatcaaaaatcataaCGTTTTGGaattaaaaccctagaaagaaaaacaaaaccctagaagaaTGGAGCTCTATGTGGACTCCCTTTTCTCCTATGTCGTTTCTTCATCACCGgttcatcaatctcttctGAAATCTCTGTAACCTCTGATGAATTTTCCATCAGCTCATCAAGTTGTGACCCAAGAACGCTCCTAAACTGTAAAATTCACAATAAACAATGTTAACTTtacatataacaaacaaaagtgtaagaaaaaaaaaaggaaaaaaagacaTAATTAACCACAAACCATATACCTTGCATTCCATAGAACAGAACAAAGCAGAAGAAGCAGCGTCAATTTCCCATTcacaaattttacatttatgcATAACATTGCTTCTAGAACGATGATTATTATTGCCACGTCTCTGGTTTATGTAAACAATCGGAAACCCGTTGATCGAATATAGATGTATCCCTGATATATCCATATATTGTGACATCGTCTCTTTCTTTACTCCTGTTTGGCGCGAACTTCTATATGTCTGCAATTACATCAAAAGCCATTAAACCATCGTTAGATATTATTTGCTACGAATGTTGgaactaaataataataaagcaATTTTATAGAAAAGATCGTTTACTTGAATCAAAGTATGGCCTTTGTGATCGTTCTTTTTGAAGCAAGTAGTGCAAAAAGGAGGAATCAAACAATCACAACAGAAGTAACATCGCCTTTTTTGTGTTTCGCCTTTTTTTGGtgtatcgtttttttttggtgtatcGTGTAACTTTTGATCGCAAATTTCATGGAAAAGCTTCGACTTCAACATCTCAATAATCCATGGATACCTTCTGATGCAGCTAAGAACTTCAACGGTTTCTTGCATACTTTCTAACATTATTGAATCAATGTTTGGAAGCAACttgtgacttttttttttgtacttttatAGAGCAAACAGAGTTTCCGATAAACTTGGTTAGTTGGTTAGCAaatatttccttttctcttctcttttccaaaACAGAGTAggaaatcttaaaaaaaaaaaaaaaaaaaaaaaaaaataagaataggAAAACTTAGGTTTTTGTTGAGCTTCATACTTTAATCTGAAATTGGTGAGATTATTGGGCTTATTAAGGCTGGAGAAAGTCTCGGCCCATTAAGGTTTTCAAAAGAAGCTACCACCTgaaaacgtcgtcgtttctTTGTGactaaaacagagaattcaTCAGTCAAATGCAATTGCAATGTACAATAGGCTAATAGTTTGGaatcaaaaaacattttgttgtAAAGTGTCTGTATATAACATTTGgtaaatttatttcaatattaACAAGACAAGTCTCTAGAgttgtatataaaaatgtacATCCATGTCCTATGATTATGATTCCTATCATCTATAACTATAAGAAGACATCATAATAAGTCTCTGTTAATGTCAATAGTATAAAGAAGGTAAACtccaaaaattgaaaagagcTGAAGCAAGTAACAGAAACCAACACAAGAAAGCCAATGCAGCCGAGACTTGGTATTGGATACAGAGGCTACCATCACAGATCTTTCCATCAGCAGACGCAAGCAGTTCAGTTGCACTAGCTACAGCACAAGCACCaccaagagaaagaaacgaaAGTACCTGATACAATAGAGATATCACCATAAGAAGAATGCAGAGCACGTTTAGGAGATTAGGTAAACTCTTTGTTGCATTTTGCTTACGAAATCACCGGCGAAAACGATGGAAAGAACTCTTAATTCTTGAGGAAGGAGTTTCACTAAGACAGAGTATGTGTCTGTCAAGGCAAGTAAAATGCTCCATGGAGTTACAATTGCCATCACCATCGCTAAATAGCTAAACAACAGATAGACACAGAGAGATCAAAATCAGTCCTTATGAATCAGTTATCATGAAACCAACCAAAACCCTATCCTCAAGAGTGACTTTTtgattacaaacaaaaaacattgacTTGAGCAAAACCCTATTCTCAAAACGTTTTATTGATCAAAACcctattttcatatttgatcaaaattcaaacttttcaaCAAATTAGGTATTGATTAAACAAACCCATATCCAAAGTTCACTCCTTTCGATGATCAGATTCATCAATTCgaacccaaaacccaaaaatcaaaattgaataaGAATTTGAACAGAATTTTACCAGAAAGTAGTGAAATCATAGAAATCGAAATCAAAGCACATGAAGATCAACGAAGCAGCTGAGAAAATGGTTTGGCCGAAACGGAGAGCGAAGCTGGCGCTAGTGCCGAACGATCCCGGCACATGCTCCATCCAATTTCAAACCTaattctcttcatcatcacaaaagcaaaattcaaatcattttctcgagaaaatatttctgagaaaagaaaaagaaaagagaaaagtgagCCAAAGGGTCATACCTGTAACGCCAAATGGACTTGTGTGTTTGctctttattctcttttgctctgttttacaaaaataaatttactttataaactaaaataatactaaCACTCTTCACATTTTCATTTAAGTCttctttctattaaattatttatttcctaAAAAGATTTGTAATAATTTCAATATTAATGAGAATCTATTGCCAGTCAACAGACTTTTGTAACTTTAAAAATTGGTTTATGAATACCAAATTGTATAGGATGTTGTTTAATGTTTACCAGCTTCTTGTTATGTATTtggaacaaaaacaaattgtgatTATTTCCCAAAGAAGTTATAATGTTATATGTATTCCTcttaataatacaaaatgcAATTATTATCAACAAACTGGCTGTTTTAGTTGTTGACTACTTATATAATTGGTATTTAGTGTCATGatgaccattttttttttgtgtatgtaTAATGAAACTGCTAAACTTTTAGAACTTTTGCATTTTCAATTGTGttcaactttaaaatattttaatttagttgatttttttatgtacCTAAATTGACACTCTATGTGCTGGTTCCAATCAACAAAGGTAGGTCGACCACATAATAATGAAACTTAAGTCAACTTTGTAATtattataagaagaaaatgcaaaacaaatattttatactaaAACATACCATCACACCCTACTTGAATTCACCTAAATCCTATAATCATATCATTTAAATAGAggaaaatacttttttataGTTAGACCTAATAAATTCCTATTTGTATGATAAATCACAAGTTGTAACCAATAGGTAACTCGATCTTCGTCCTCTCGTTCCAACTTCCAATTCATGTTCCATTTGTTACGGTTCATTAAACTTGCGTGTGTGTAACTAAAGAATTGATTAAACTAAAACTTGATTTCTCAAATTATTCActgatataaatatttatttatcgagcgttaatatatatatatatatattgatagaAAGAAGTTGTTTCaatacaattttacaaaagtaacaaattatatgaatCACTCAATCTGACCGTACCAAACCCCTTGGATCTTCACATCTTTTGGTACCTTAGCACCCAAGTCAGTATCCGATGGCTGAAGACTCTCGAACACTCCGATCACTTCACCTGTCTCCGGTTTGCTCTTTGTGATCTTCAAAGTGATCTCTCCGACGGAAGCCGCCGTGTTCTTGACGTTTTCCTTGGATAGCTCTTCCTCGTCTCCTCTGCCTCCGGCAGGCAAAGCCACTGCATTATCGTACCCAGTGGATCCACCACGACCCTTTGGGTCCAAAAAGGACGAGCCACGGTACGATGGAACTAAGAACTTGCCACTGAAGCTTTCGGGTTTCCCTGAAGCCTCGAGCTGCTTAACCGTGAAGAGGAACGGCACGCGTTCTCCTCCCGGAAGCTGGACTGTGACTGCTGCGTAATCGAtaccatcttcttccttgaaCTTCACGCTTCCGTCTGAACCAACCTGATCAAATGACAACAATTCAATTGACTTGTTATCAGTTTCTTGCGGTAGAAGCAACAACTGGAAACTGAGATTGAACTAAGTGATTGAAGAAAAACCTCGAAGGGTCCTTCGATCTCATCGAGTGTGTAAGTGAGACGGGTCATGAGCTTGGTGTTTTGGAAATCCGGCGGTGCATTCTTGCTGACGCTATCTGCCTTGACGGTGAAGGAAGTGGGCTCGAAGCAGAACTTCTTGCCTGTGTACTTACCAGCTTTGAACGAGAATGTCTCAGAGCCACCATCGATAGTTGGACACTGGTTTGCCGTACCGGTACCCTTTACCTCCATGTAAGTCTTGCTCTGTATCTCGTCGTACGTTAGCCTCTTTGGTGCTCCCTCCGCACCGGCCCCCTTCATTACCCAAAACATAGGTTAAAAATACTAGACTTTGCAAATaaacatgcaatgtaatcTACATATATTACTGTGACATAACAAAACCTCTATACACTAAGCTATTAGCCCTAGCCAACACAACTTcttaagtttgttttcttcaataaaCACAAGGcctataaattttgttaagtttgTGAGATGAATGAGAATATGAAGTTATACCGAGACAACGAGAGCAGAGGTGGCTAGAGCAAAACCGGCGATCTTGGCGGCGTCGGAGCATTTTCCAGCGAAGTCTTTGAGGTCAGAGTGGAGAGAGCACGTGAGCCTAGCTTGTGAAGAGTCTAACCCAAAGGACTTGCCCACGGTTTGGTTTGATCGGAGATGGACATTACGAGAAGGAGAAGCGGCAATCTTCGCCGGTTGAAGAAAAGTTGCGGCGGCTTGGAGAGAAGTTGCCATGATGACAAGACTCAGATGTCaatatgtttgtttgagtGATAATGCGAAGTTGAGTAGTAATAATCAGAGGAGAGATTTTGTTTCGCTAAGATAAGGTCGGataagttttgaaaattttccatTGGATTGTTTTCATGACTATATGGTCGATCAATAGCCACGTGTCTAAAGCTGATGTGGAAATAGAGATACTGTCCCAATCAGTATTGATGACGTGA from Arabidopsis thaliana chromosome 3, partial sequence includes these protein-coding regions:
- a CDS encoding PLATZ transcription factor family protein (PLATZ transcription factor family protein; CONTAINS InterPro DOMAIN/s: Protein of unknown function DUF597 (InterPro:IPR006734); BEST Arabidopsis thaliana protein match is: PLATZ transcription factor family protein (TAIR:AT1G32700.2); Has 85 Blast hits to 85 proteins in 13 species: Archae - 0; Bacteria - 0; Metazoa - 0; Fungi - 0; Plants - 85; Viruses - 0; Other Eukaryotes - 0 (source: NCBI BLink).); this encodes MSQYMDISGIHLYSINGFPIVYINQRRGNNNHRSRSNVMHKCKICEWEIDAASSALFCSMECKFRSVLGSQLDELMENSSEVTEISEEIDEPVMKKRHRRKGSPHRAPFF
- a CDS encoding Uncharacterized protein family (UPF0497) (Uncharacterised protein family (UPF0497); CONTAINS InterPro DOMAIN/s: Uncharacterised protein family UPF0497, trans-membrane plant (InterPro:IPR006702); BEST Arabidopsis thaliana protein match is: Uncharacterised protein family (UPF0497) (TAIR:AT4G37235.1); Has 207 Blast hits to 207 proteins in 15 species: Archae - 0; Bacteria - 0; Metazoa - 0; Fungi - 0; Plants - 207; Viruses - 0; Other Eukaryotes - 0 (source: NCBI BLink).); the encoded protein is MEHVPGSFGTSASFALRFGQTIFSAASLIFMCFDFDFYDFTTFCYLAMVMAIVTPWSILLALTDTYSVLVKLLPQELRVLSIVFAGDFVLSFLSLGGACAVASATELLASADGKICDGSLCIQYQVSAALAFLCWFLLLASALFNFWSLPSLYY
- the PSBO2 gene encoding photosystem II subunit O-2 (photosystem II subunit O-2 (PSBO2); FUNCTIONS IN: oxygen evolving activity, poly(U) RNA binding; INVOLVED IN: photosynthesis, light reaction, photoinhibition, photosystem II assembly, photosystem II stabilization, regulation of protein amino acid dephosphorylation; LOCATED IN: in 9 components; EXPRESSED IN: 24 plant structures; EXPRESSED DURING: 14 growth stages; CONTAINS InterPro DOMAIN/s: Photosystem II manganese-stabilising protein PsbO (InterPro:IPR002628); BEST Arabidopsis thaliana protein match is: PS II oxygen-evolving complex 1 (TAIR:AT5G66570.1); Has 534 Blast hits to 532 proteins in 148 species: Archae - 0; Bacteria - 144; Metazoa - 1; Fungi - 0; Plants - 207; Viruses - 0; Other Eukaryotes - 182 (source: NCBI BLink).); the protein is MATSLQAAATFLQPAKIAASPSRNVHLRSNQTVGKSFGLDSSQARLTCSLHSDLKDFAGKCSDAAKIAGFALATSALVVSGAGAEGAPKRLTYDEIQSKTYMEVKGTGTANQCPTIDGGSETFSFKAGKYTGKKFCFEPTSFTVKADSVSKNAPPDFQNTKLMTRLTYTLDEIEGPFEVGSDGSVKFKEEDGIDYAAVTVQLPGGERVPFLFTVKQLEASGKPESFSGKFLVPSYRGSSFLDPKGRGGSTGYDNAVALPAGGRGDEEELSKENVKNTAASVGEITLKITKSKPETGEVIGVFESLQPSDTDLGAKVPKDVKIQGVWYGQIE